The following are encoded together in the Humulus lupulus chromosome 5, drHumLupu1.1, whole genome shotgun sequence genome:
- the LOC133777657 gene encoding DEAD-box ATP-dependent RNA helicase 7 produces MPSISIVDAMVSTSPKDKKEKKAKSQTLMETLASDALSAGKTKKESKKKESKKRKASDVEDEEEKSETSSELFEPANSKVKNGEVESAKKKKKKAKVEEEMGEEDGEAIVEEHPNAISKYRISEPLKAKLKEKGIEALFPIQAMTFDIVLDGCDLVGRARTGQGKTLAFVLPILESLTNGIAKSSRKTGYGKAPSVLVLLPTRELASQVYADFEVYGGAVGLTACCLYGGSPYHSQELKLRRGVDIVIGTPGRVKDHLERKNLDLTSLKFRVLDEADEMLRMGFVEDVELILGQVKDLTQVQTLLFSATLPTWVKEIASRFLKPSKKTADLVGNEKMKASTNVRHIVIPCSSNARSQLIPDIIRCYSSAGRTIIFTETKDSASELAGLLPGARALHGDIQQAQREITLSGFRSGKFMTLVATNVAARGLDINDVQLIIQCEPPRDVEAYIHRSGRTGRAGNSGVAVMLYDPRRSTFSKIERESGVKFEHISAPQPADVAKAAGVEAAEIINQISDSVIPAFKAAAEDLLNTSGLSAVELLAKALAKAAGYSEIKSRSLLTSMENCVTVLLEAGKPIYTPSFAYGVLRRFLPEEKVEAIKGLTLTADGLGAVFDVAAEDLDLFLAGQENAANVRLEVVKALPPLQEKESRGRFGGGGGGGGRFSFGRGGRNGGFSDRRNDRFSGRGRGSKRW; encoded by the exons ATGCCTTCCATAAGTATCGTTGACGCCATGGTCTCTACCAGCCCTAAGgacaagaaggagaagaaggCGAAGAGCCAAACCCTAATGGAAACTCTAGCGTCGGACGCTTTGTCCGCCGGAAAGACTAAGAAAGAATCTAAGAAGAAGGAGAGCAAGAAGCGAAAAGCTTCTGATGTTGAGGACGAGGAGGAGAAAAGTGAGACAAGCTCTGAACTCTTCGAGCCGGCGAATTCGAAGGTGAAGAACGGAGAGGTTGAAagtgcaaagaagaagaagaagaaggccaAGGTGGAAGAAGAGATGGGTGAGGAGGATGGCGAAGCAATCGTTGAGGAGCATCCTAATGCGATCTCGAAGTATAGGATATCGGAGCCTTTGAAGGCTAAGTTGAAGGAGAAGGGTATTGAGGCACTGTTTCCCATTCAGGCTATGACTTTCGATATTGTCTTGGATGGGTGTGACTTGGTTGGCCGCGCTCGCACTGGACAG GGTAAGACTTTGGCATTTGTGTTGCCCATCTTAGAGTCTCTAACAAATGGGATTGCTAAATCATCACGCAAGACTGGATATGGGAAAGCACCTAGTGTTCTTGTTCTTTTGCCCACTAGAGAGTTGGCTAGTCAG GTATATGCTGACTTTGAAGTTTATGGTGGTGCTGTGGGGTTGACAGCATGCTGTTTATACGGGGGATCGCCGTACCATTCTCAGGAACTTAAACTTAGAAGAGGAGTTGATATAGTTATTGGAACACCTGGCCGTGTAAAG GATCACTTGGAGAGAAAAAATCTTGATTTGACCTCATTGAAATTTCGGGTTCTAGATGAAGCTGATGAAATGTTGAGGATGGGATTTGTTGAAGATGTTGAACTTATTCTAG GCCAGGTTAAGGATTTAACTCAAGTTCAAACCCTACTTTTCAGCGCAACATTGCCTACTTGGGTGAAAGAA ATTGCTTCTAGGTTTCTTAAaccaagtaagaaaactgcagatCTTGTTGGTAACGAAAAGATGAAGGCTAGCACAAATGTAAGACATATTGTTATCCCGTGTTCAAGTAATGCCAGATCCCAACTTATTCCAGATATCATTCGGTGTTATAGCAG TGCGGGACGCACAATTATATTTACTGAGACAAAAGATTCTGCTTCTGAGCTTGCTGGGTTGCTACCCGGTGCACGAGCCTTGCATGGAGACATACAACAAGCTCAGCGTGAG ATCACACTATCTGGTTTCAGGTCAGGCAAGTTCATGACATTGGTGGCCACAAATGTTGCTGCTAGGGGATTGGATATTAATGATGTTCAATTGATCATTCAG TGTGAGCCTCCACGTGATGTTGAAGCTTATATCCATCGATCTGGACGCACAGGAAGAGCAG GAAATTCTGGTGTAGCTGTAATGCTTTATGATCCAAGGAGGTCAACTTTTTCTAAAATTGAAAGAGAATCTGGTGTTAAGTTTGAACATATATCTGCTCCTCAGCCAGCAGATGTTGCCAAAGCTGCAGGTGTTGAAGCAGCAGAAATAATAAATCAAATCTCGGATAG TGTAATCCCTGCTTTTAAGGCTGCTGCTGAGGATCTATTAAACACTTCTGGTCTATCTGCTGTTGAACTTCTGGCCAAAGCACTTGCAAAAGCTGCT GGTTATTCTGAGATAAAGAGTAGATCACTTCTGACATCTATGGAGAACTGTGTAACGGTACTTCTGGAGGCTGGGAAACCCATCTACACGCCATC TTTTGCTTATGGGGTCTTGAGAAGATTTTTGCCTGAGGAGAAGGTTGAGGCCATCAAGGGTTTGACGCTCACCGCGGATGGTTTGGGTGCAGTGTTTGATGTGGCAGCTGAAGATTTAGATTTGTTTCTTGCTG GTCAAGAAAATGCTGCTAATGTGAGGTTAGAAGTGGTGAAAGCATTGCCACCTTTGCAAGAAAAGGAGTCAAGAGGAAGatttggtggtggtggtggtggtggtggcagaTTCTCCTTTGGAAGAGGTGGTAGGAACGGTGGTTTCTCCGATCGAAGAAATGATAGATTTTCAGGCCGTGGCCGAGGCAGCAAAAGGTGGTGA